TTTTCTGTGATTGGGGAAGAGTTCGGCTTTATTGGGACTTCTATTATACTGTTTATTTTTTGTATTTTCTTATTGCGAATGATCAGCATCGGAATGAAAGCCAGAGATGATTTTGGAATGCTGATTGTGGCAGGAGTTGTCTCCATGATAGGCTTCCATATTCTTGTTAATGTTGGCATGGCATCGGGAATCATGCCTGTCACAGGAATTCCTTTGCCCTTCCTGACTTCAGGAGGCAGTTCCATGTGGGCGAACATGATGGCTGTCGGACTGGTGCTAAGTGTAGGATTTCGAGGGGAGCGGCCTATGTTTTAGGGTCTTTCCGGAGACTAATCCCAAAGCCCGCTTTCGTGAAGCAAGGCCCAGGATTTTAATACTGTAAAAAGGTTGACTCGTGTACTCATCATGGACAGATCCACCTTAAGAAGCTGCTCAATCTTTTCGATGCGATAATAGAGTGTATTGACGTGTATGAATAAATTCTTAGCAGTTTCTTTAAGATTAAAATTAGAGTTTACCAGTTCTGTAAGTGTCGGCAGCAAACTGCCTTCATTCTTCGTATCATAGTC
The window above is part of the Dehalobacter sp. genome. Proteins encoded here:
- a CDS encoding helix-turn-helix domain-containing protein gives rise to the protein HVMGTKAEIQYFSNLGIFTPFFSQELEIVKMFCRNTLDPLLDYDTKNEGSLLPTLTELVNSNFNLKETAKNLFIHVNTLYYRIEKIEQLLKVDLSMMSTRVNLFTVLKSWALLHESGLWD